The Cherax quadricarinatus isolate ZL_2023a chromosome 51, ASM3850222v1, whole genome shotgun sequence DNA window caaattttattttcaaagcatcttacacttaaccactgtatttccttgtacttctatgtatcatgttcaaattaataaataaataaaaagaaacaaTAAGCTGTTAAAACTTTAGGATTTCATTAGTATATTAAGCGAACAATAGCGTTAGgcctaaaaaaaatgtatatacaatacacacattagTTACCATCAAATATTTTCATCCTCAGCCTATAGTGAGTGGTGAAATATTTATTGccggaagtctgaataaatgaagaatgggtataactgaaaactaCTGCATTAGCGAAACACTGTAAAGCGGTGCCCGCCTGTATATACCTATGTACTGAGTTAGACAAAAAAAATTGAACACCTTGCTCTATAACATTTTCTATTTTCAGTATAGAGTTGGTTCTCCATTTGCAGCTAAAACGGCACCAATTCTGAGCCATTCCtaaaacaaaacaaacaaacaaaccctCAAGCAAAACCTGTTCTAACTCTTTCAAAGACGATGCGTGGAGGAAATCAGTCACTGACTTTGTTCCAATTGACCCCACAGATGTTCGACAAAATTTAGATTTGACGATTGTGGGGGATGGGGGGCAATCCAAGTGTTCGACTTTACTTTCGTGCTCTTCATGCCAGTTCTGGACTAGTGGTGTGAATTGGTGCATTATTGTCTTGGAAGAAAGTGCAAAAAGAGACCTGTAACATATTTAAACTGATTATTCAATCATTTGACAGTTCAACAGTTCAATTAGCAGGTGTTCATGTTTTGTCCAACCCTTGTATGGATGGATGGAGCAAAATATGATAAATCTTagtggaggggtaggggtcatcctaggaaaatatggagagggggtaaaagaggttttgtgtgcaaggctTGGACATACAACAGGCATGTGAGCACGttcgacaggagtgaatggaaatgaatggtttttgggacttaatgagctgttggagtgtgaggagggtaatattttgtgaagggattcagggaaaccagttagccagacttgagtcctggaggtggaaagcacaatgcctgcactttaaaggaggggtttgggatatttgctggcagtcttcaagctggcactggacaagcacctaaagtcggtacctgaccagccgggctgtggctcgtacgttggtttgcgtgcagccagcagtaacagcctggttgatcaggctctgatccaccaggaggcctggtcacagacagggccgcgggggcgttgacccccggaactcactccaggtaaacatctgaACTGTcttatctgagtgcctctgcaaagacagtgatttatgtgtgaatgatggtgaaagtgtttcttttttaggtcaccctgcctcagtggaagatgACCGATGTGTTGAGAAAAATAAGTAGAGAACATTCCAGCATGTAATGCATATATTGTAAGATACAGTAACTACATAGGAATCATGTACTCATTTATGTTAAAAGCCTTCCATTATCTAGGAATAACTGAGAAAATAAAATGTTTCAGAATTCTACGACTATGAGGCTatagaggatgaagcagcagcagcgttaCTAGCTAGACACATCATGGGTCTGGTGCATCGTGCACGCAAAAACAAGCTACTTAACCTCACCCATGTCCACCAGAAGCCTATACCTACACATAACACCCAGGTAATTATCTCTACCATCACCTtgtatttattaaacttgtctaaAAATAAGTCACATTAACCTGACTGGAGCAATTCAAAACTGTACAATTTGGTGATGAAAACTGGACAATATGCATCCATCCTGGGCCATCATCATGTGAATAATATTCAGACTGGATTAAAATGTCAACTTTTCATTTTCAATTTGTGGGTTATAAATTTGCATAAAACATGTCATAATTTTCTGCAGTATTACACAAGACTTTTTTCCTGGATACAAGGATGTTAAACCTTGTACAATATACTACTTAATGCAAGGAATGTTTTTAGCAGAGTATGTGATGTAACTCGATGGTATGTACAGGTTGGGTCTGGATCACAATGGATAAGCAAGATGTTGCAAACAGCCAAGACCAGAGTTCCAGTGTTCCTACCACAAGATTTCCTACCTCGTATGGTCAGAGACATAGTCAGGATGGTCGAGGGGGAACGTAATGGAATCAGGTGAGTAATAAAAAGTAATcagctttgatccaaggaa harbors:
- the LOC128694690 gene encoding protein scylla-like, with translation MIRVVRENTYKTHMPRLSSEFYDYEAIEDEAAAALLARHIMGLVHRARKNKLLNLTHVHQKPIPTHNTQVGSGSQWISKMLQTAKTRVPVFLPQDFLPRMVRDIVRMVEGERNGIRGCSLCVEVWDGGRRVVIGKIVCDPKVTSTYTLYVRLVRAPPPQPQQSTLRFLSSNNNEAIYISPGYQLEKRRHKI